A genomic stretch from Desulfohalobium retbaense DSM 5692 includes:
- a CDS encoding CoB--CoM heterodisulfide reductase iron-sulfur subunit A family protein — protein MRIGVFVCHCGSNIAGTVNVQEVAETARDFPEVAFATDTMYACSEPGQEGIVQAVQEKGLDGVVVASCTPRMHEPTFRRAVQRAGLNAYMFEMANIREHVSWVSKDVAANTDKASELIRMAVEKLRRDRPLISEKFDVTKRVMVIGGGVAGIQAALDCADGGLEVVLVEKSSTIGGKMAKLDKTFPTVDCSSCVLGPKMVDVAMHPNITLYAYSEIESLGGYVGNFEATVRRKATYVDWEKCTGCGLCMEKCPSKKAYDYFNEGISTTTAINIPFPQATPKKATIDADYCRRFTKGKCGVCAKVCPTEAINFEMQDEIVTEKIGAVITATGYDLFDHSKYGEYGGGRFADVITSMQYERILNASGPTGGHIKRPSDGKEPENVVFIQCVGSRDKSVNRPYCSGFCCMYTAKQTILTKDHLPESQSYVFYMDIRAPGKMYDEFTRRAMEEYGANYIRGRVSMIYPKGERYVVRGVDTLLGTQVEIDADLVVLAVGAECADGAEKLAETLRISYDTYGFYMESHPKLRPVETNTAGVYLAGACQGAKDIPASVGQGSAAASKVLALFSKDQLEADPQVAQVQLARCVGCFKCVNTCPFGAIQESQDRGGNPKAEVIASVCQGCGICNVTCPQGAIQLQHFTDNQILAEVSALCQPKMETSSA, from the coding sequence ATGCGAATCGGCGTTTTTGTCTGCCACTGCGGCAGCAATATCGCGGGAACAGTCAACGTCCAGGAAGTGGCTGAAACCGCCCGGGACTTTCCGGAAGTGGCCTTTGCCACAGACACCATGTACGCCTGTTCCGAACCGGGCCAGGAGGGGATCGTCCAGGCCGTCCAGGAAAAGGGGTTGGATGGCGTGGTGGTGGCCTCGTGCACCCCGCGCATGCACGAGCCAACCTTTCGCCGGGCGGTGCAACGCGCCGGCCTCAATGCGTACATGTTTGAGATGGCCAACATCCGCGAGCACGTCTCCTGGGTCTCCAAGGACGTCGCCGCCAATACGGACAAGGCCTCTGAACTCATCCGCATGGCCGTGGAAAAACTGCGCCGCGACCGGCCTTTGATCTCGGAAAAATTCGACGTCACCAAACGGGTCATGGTCATCGGCGGAGGCGTGGCCGGCATTCAGGCCGCCCTCGATTGCGCTGACGGCGGCCTCGAGGTCGTGCTGGTCGAAAAGTCCTCCACGATCGGCGGGAAAATGGCCAAGCTCGACAAGACCTTCCCTACGGTGGACTGTTCCTCGTGTGTCCTTGGGCCCAAAATGGTCGACGTCGCCATGCATCCGAACATCACCCTGTACGCCTATTCGGAGATCGAGTCCCTGGGCGGTTATGTCGGCAATTTCGAGGCCACGGTCCGGCGCAAGGCCACCTATGTCGACTGGGAGAAGTGCACCGGCTGCGGCCTGTGCATGGAAAAATGCCCCAGCAAAAAGGCCTACGACTATTTCAACGAAGGCATCTCGACGACCACGGCCATCAATATTCCCTTCCCGCAGGCCACACCCAAGAAAGCGACCATTGACGCGGACTATTGCCGTCGCTTCACCAAAGGCAAATGCGGCGTCTGCGCCAAGGTCTGCCCGACCGAGGCCATCAACTTCGAGATGCAAGACGAGATCGTCACCGAAAAGATCGGCGCGGTCATCACCGCCACCGGCTACGATCTCTTTGACCATTCCAAATACGGTGAGTACGGCGGCGGGCGGTTTGCCGACGTCATCACCTCCATGCAGTACGAACGAATCCTGAACGCCTCCGGCCCCACGGGGGGGCATATCAAACGCCCCTCTGACGGCAAGGAACCGGAAAACGTCGTTTTCATCCAATGCGTCGGCAGTCGGGACAAGTCCGTAAACCGGCCCTATTGTTCCGGCTTTTGCTGCATGTACACGGCCAAGCAAACGATCCTGACCAAGGACCACCTCCCCGAATCCCAGTCCTATGTCTTCTACATGGACATCCGGGCCCCTGGGAAAATGTACGACGAATTCACCCGGCGGGCCATGGAGGAATATGGAGCCAACTATATCCGCGGCCGGGTCTCGATGATCTACCCCAAGGGCGAGCGCTATGTTGTGCGGGGTGTGGACACCCTGCTCGGCACCCAGGTGGAGATCGACGCCGACCTGGTCGTTCTCGCGGTCGGAGCGGAATGTGCTGACGGCGCGGAAAAATTGGCCGAAACCCTGCGCATCTCCTACGACACCTATGGCTTCTACATGGAAAGCCACCCCAAGCTGCGCCCGGTGGAGACCAACACCGCCGGTGTCTATCTCGCCGGAGCCTGCCAGGGAGCCAAGGACATTCCAGCCTCTGTCGGACAGGGGTCCGCGGCGGCCTCCAAGGTCCTGGCCCTGTTTTCCAAGGATCAACTCGAAGCCGATCCGCAAGTGGCCCAGGTCCAACTGGCGCGCTGTGTGGGCTGTTTCAAGTGTGTGAACACCTGTCCTTTCGGCGCCATTCAGGAAAGCCAGGACCGCGGCGGCAACCCCAAGGCCGAAGTCATCGCCTCGGTCTGCCAGGGCTGCGGCATATGTAACGTGACCTGCCCCCAGGGCGCCATCCAGCTCCAACACTTCACCGACAATCAAATCCTCGCGGAGGTCAGTGCCTTATGTCAGCCCAAGATGGAAACAAGCTCCGCATAG
- a CDS encoding ferritin-like domain-containing protein: MAGIFTAGDIVEAAIQVETKGESFYKRVAGKAANEQVRDLFLYLGGEEIKHRETFQGLLQRVGQFELPAWSTDQEYQEYLESLVESHILFGDGLGDTILTHMQSEAEALRFAMGFEKDTILFFMEMRELVPESEKRFVQECIEEERDHLRKLRTMLKSL; encoded by the coding sequence ATGGCGGGAATTTTTACAGCCGGCGATATCGTTGAGGCCGCGATTCAGGTCGAGACCAAAGGCGAGAGCTTTTACAAGCGGGTAGCCGGCAAGGCGGCCAATGAGCAGGTCCGTGATCTGTTTCTCTATCTCGGCGGAGAGGAGATCAAACACCGGGAGACCTTCCAGGGCCTGCTGCAGCGGGTTGGTCAGTTTGAACTCCCGGCCTGGTCCACGGACCAGGAATATCAGGAATATCTCGAATCCCTCGTTGAATCACACATCCTGTTCGGCGACGGGCTTGGGGACACCATTTTGACCCATATGCAAAGCGAGGCCGAGGCCTTGCGCTTCGCCATGGGTTTTGAGAAGGACACCATCTTGTTTTTTATGGAAATGCGTGAACTCGTGCCCGAAAGTGAAAAACGCTTCGTGCAGGAGTGCATAGAAGAAGAACGCGACCATCTGCGCAAGTTGCGGACCATGCTCAAATCACTCTAG
- a CDS encoding 4Fe-4S dicluster domain-containing protein: MQTINLSTHTDPAFTQQVNEESHQDVALCYQCGNCTAGCPYTFVYDIPVHQIMRLVQAGQKDTVLRSRSLWLCATCQSCTTRCPNNIDVAQIMDVLRHMARREGYVTERNVKLFYDAFLESVHKHGRVYELGAMSSYIAHSKRVMTDAELGPTVMAKGKLSFTPHNIEGKEHVAAIFDRYMEKQEQGREAYRPFQAERMSPVAAWLRRLRREE; the protein is encoded by the coding sequence ATGCAGACCATCAATCTTTCCACCCACACCGACCCTGCCTTTACCCAACAGGTCAACGAGGAAAGTCACCAGGATGTCGCCCTGTGCTACCAATGCGGGAACTGCACGGCGGGCTGTCCTTACACCTTCGTCTATGACATCCCGGTGCACCAGATCATGCGCCTCGTTCAGGCGGGACAAAAAGACACGGTTCTGCGCAGCCGGTCGCTTTGGCTCTGCGCCACCTGTCAATCCTGCACCACCCGCTGTCCCAACAATATCGATGTGGCCCAGATCATGGATGTTTTGCGGCATATGGCCCGCCGGGAAGGCTACGTCACCGAACGCAACGTCAAACTCTTTTATGACGCCTTCCTGGAATCGGTCCACAAACACGGCCGGGTCTATGAACTCGGGGCCATGTCTTCGTACATCGCCCACAGCAAACGGGTCATGACCGATGCCGAATTGGGCCCCACGGTCATGGCCAAGGGCAAGCTCAGCTTCACCCCCCACAACATTGAGGGCAAGGAGCACGTCGCCGCAATTTTTGATCGCTATATGGAAAAACAGGAACAAGGACGGGAAGCCTACCGTCCTTTTCAGGCCGAACGTATGAGTCCAGTGGCCGCGTGGCTGCGCCGACTGAGGAGGGAAGAGTAA
- a CDS encoding CoB--CoM heterodisulfide reductase iron-sulfur subunit B family protein — translation MRSETIYAYYPGCSQIGTATDYDKSTRACCDKLGIQLRDIPDWSCCGSTPAHTVDHTLSGALSLRNLQLAQQLEPTCVTTPCPSCLTNLKVAARKAEDPDSLTAMNELLETPYAGNLEVKSTLQILVEDIGVDALASKVQKPLTGLLVAPYYGCIMNRPPDVMQFDDPENPTAMDRVLEACGATVLPYPLKVECCGASYGIPRKDVVTHLSHKLLSLAEDVGAMAMVTACPLCQMNLDLRQKQINKAQNANHNIPVFYFTQLLGLALGLPGRELGLEKLAVSPKDVLNKAKARAIAEAAS, via the coding sequence ATGCGCTCCGAGACCATCTATGCGTATTATCCTGGGTGCTCCCAGATAGGAACCGCCACGGATTACGACAAATCCACCCGGGCGTGTTGTGACAAACTCGGCATCCAACTCCGGGATATCCCGGACTGGAGCTGCTGCGGTTCGACACCGGCTCACACCGTTGACCACACGCTCTCCGGAGCCTTGTCCCTGCGCAATCTCCAGTTGGCTCAGCAACTCGAGCCGACCTGTGTAACCACGCCGTGTCCGAGTTGCCTGACCAATCTGAAGGTGGCCGCCCGCAAAGCCGAGGATCCCGACAGCCTCACGGCGATGAACGAACTTTTGGAAACGCCGTATGCAGGAAACCTCGAAGTCAAATCCACGCTGCAGATCCTTGTCGAGGACATCGGGGTGGACGCCCTGGCCTCCAAGGTCCAAAAACCACTGACCGGTCTGCTCGTGGCCCCGTATTACGGCTGCATCATGAATCGTCCCCCTGATGTCATGCAGTTCGACGACCCCGAGAACCCCACGGCTATGGACCGCGTCCTGGAGGCCTGCGGGGCTACGGTACTGCCCTACCCGCTCAAGGTCGAATGCTGCGGGGCCTCCTACGGGATCCCGCGCAAGGACGTTGTCACCCATCTTTCCCATAAATTGTTGTCGTTGGCCGAAGATGTCGGCGCCATGGCCATGGTCACGGCCTGCCCGCTGTGCCAGATGAACCTTGATCTGCGGCAGAAACAGATCAACAAGGCCCAAAACGCCAACCACAACATACCGGTCTTTTACTTCACCCAGCTGCTGGGGCTGGCGCTGGGCCTGCCGGGACGAGAACTCGGATTGGAAAAACTCGCGGTGAGTCCCAAGGATGTCCTGAACAAGGCCAAGGCCAGGGCCATCGCCGAGGCCGCCTCCTGA
- a CDS encoding hydrogenase iron-sulfur subunit yields the protein MSAQDGNKLRIVGFLCNWCSYGGADTAGVSRFEQPMDLRIVRLPCTGRANPLFIMKAFFGGADGVLVSGCHPRDCHYSEGNYYARRRLELLKRTLPVLGIDPERFEYTWVSASEGKRWQTVVTRFTERIHTLGPAPAIEKQCAPALQA from the coding sequence ATGTCAGCCCAAGATGGAAACAAGCTCCGCATAGTGGGCTTTCTGTGTAATTGGTGTTCGTACGGCGGGGCGGACACCGCCGGTGTCTCGCGCTTCGAACAGCCGATGGATTTGCGCATTGTGCGGCTGCCCTGCACCGGGCGCGCCAACCCGCTTTTTATCATGAAGGCCTTTTTTGGCGGGGCGGACGGTGTGCTCGTTTCAGGCTGCCACCCTCGGGACTGCCACTATTCTGAGGGCAATTACTACGCCCGCCGGAGGCTGGAGCTGCTCAAACGGACCTTGCCGGTGCTGGGCATCGATCCGGAACGATTTGAGTACACCTGGGTCTCCGCCTCTGAGGGCAAACGGTGGCAGACCGTCGTTACCCGCTTTACCGAGCGCATCCACACCCTGGGACCGGCCCCGGCCATTGAAAAGCAATGCGCTCCGGCCCTTCAAGCCTAG
- a CDS encoding 4Fe-4S dicluster domain-containing protein, translated as MGATKFIAAQDLPRWLTELQQTRQVYVPVQDKQSVVFAPFSEQAELVLDRQPTTPPKEVVFPQTEELVHYKYTKREDDPGRNDIEIESRPEAPAAVVVGCRPCGARGFATYDRVYTSDAVCDPFYKSRREQTAFVSIACKRPENSCFCHWTGGGPADTTGSDVLLTEVEGGYVAEACTDTGEALLSSTLFGEAGGKEAAAKTQHEEALAAMGTAPDLSDVPAKLLKLFEDMDFWEAMSAKCIACGACTYLCPTCYCFNITDEGSGYEGRRVRTWDTCMSFLFTLEASMHNPRPTKAHRLRNRVGHKFCYYPDLHEGAIACCGCGRCIKHCPVAVDIREIVLRAKEEANG; from the coding sequence ATGGGTGCGACCAAATTCATAGCCGCTCAGGATCTCCCGCGTTGGCTGACCGAATTGCAACAGACGCGACAGGTCTATGTACCGGTTCAGGACAAACAGAGCGTGGTCTTCGCCCCCTTTTCGGAGCAGGCCGAGCTCGTGCTGGACCGCCAGCCGACAACCCCTCCTAAAGAGGTCGTTTTCCCGCAGACCGAGGAGCTGGTGCATTACAAATACACCAAACGCGAGGACGATCCGGGCCGCAACGACATCGAGATCGAATCCCGCCCCGAGGCTCCGGCCGCAGTGGTAGTCGGCTGCCGGCCTTGCGGTGCCCGCGGCTTTGCCACGTACGACCGGGTCTACACCTCGGACGCCGTGTGTGACCCGTTTTACAAGTCTCGTCGGGAGCAGACCGCGTTTGTCAGTATTGCCTGCAAACGTCCTGAGAACTCCTGCTTTTGTCATTGGACGGGAGGCGGCCCTGCAGACACCACTGGTTCAGACGTCCTGCTCACGGAAGTTGAGGGCGGCTACGTCGCCGAAGCGTGCACCGACACCGGAGAGGCCCTGCTCTCCTCCACCCTCTTTGGCGAGGCCGGAGGCAAAGAAGCGGCGGCAAAGACCCAACACGAAGAAGCCCTTGCGGCCATGGGCACTGCCCCCGATCTTTCCGACGTCCCGGCCAAGCTCCTCAAGCTCTTTGAAGACATGGACTTCTGGGAAGCTATGTCCGCGAAATGTATCGCCTGCGGGGCGTGTACCTATCTGTGCCCGACCTGCTACTGCTTCAATATCACCGATGAAGGCAGCGGGTATGAAGGGCGCCGAGTGCGGACCTGGGATACCTGCATGTCCTTTTTGTTCACCCTGGAAGCCAGCATGCACAACCCCCGACCGACCAAGGCCCACCGCTTGCGCAACCGGGTGGGGCACAAATTCTGCTATTACCCGGATCTGCATGAGGGGGCGATCGCCTGCTGTGGATGTGGGCGCTGCATCAAACACTGCCCGGTCGCGGTCGATATCCGGGAAATAGTCCTGCGCGCCAAGGAGGAGGCCAATGGTTAA
- a CDS encoding iron-containing alcohol dehydrogenase, with translation MAVQEMVYGFFIPSVTLIGIGAHKEIPERIKALGGSKPLLVTDKGITKAGISQQIADLLKENGMECVIYDETIPNPTDNNVHAGVDIYQKNGCDSLISLGGGSSHDCGKGIGLVVSNGGKIHDFEGIDKSEKPMPPYLAVNTTAGTASEMTRFCIITDTSRKVKMAIVDWRVTPGIAIDDPLLMVGMPPALTAATGMDALTHAVEAYVSLAANPITDACALQAIQLIAKYLRPAVANGQDMEAREKMAFAQYLAGMAFNNASLGHVHAMAHQLGGFYDLPHGECNAVLLPHVEKFNLIAKVDRFIDMAKAMGENVEGLAPRAAAEKAIDAIKTLSTDVGIPDGLVELGKRYGVDVKEKDIQTMTENAQKDACGFTNPRCPTDADVAAIYKAAL, from the coding sequence ATGGCAGTTCAGGAAATGGTTTACGGTTTTTTTATCCCCAGTGTGACCCTGATCGGAATCGGCGCCCACAAGGAGATCCCGGAACGGATCAAGGCCTTGGGCGGGAGCAAGCCTTTGCTTGTTACGGATAAAGGTATCACGAAGGCCGGGATCTCCCAACAGATTGCCGATCTGTTGAAAGAAAATGGCATGGAATGCGTCATTTACGACGAAACCATCCCCAACCCCACAGACAACAACGTCCACGCCGGCGTGGATATCTATCAGAAAAATGGTTGCGACTCCCTGATCTCCCTCGGTGGCGGGTCCTCCCACGACTGCGGCAAAGGCATCGGACTGGTCGTCTCCAACGGCGGCAAGATCCATGATTTTGAAGGCATCGATAAATCAGAAAAACCCATGCCTCCGTATCTGGCTGTTAACACCACCGCCGGCACCGCCTCGGAAATGACCCGGTTTTGCATCATTACCGATACCTCCAGAAAAGTGAAAATGGCGATTGTGGACTGGCGCGTCACCCCCGGTATCGCCATCGACGATCCCCTGTTGATGGTTGGCATGCCTCCGGCCCTGACGGCGGCCACAGGCATGGACGCGCTGACCCACGCTGTCGAGGCCTATGTCTCCCTCGCTGCGAACCCCATCACTGACGCTTGCGCCTTGCAGGCCATTCAGCTTATTGCTAAGTATCTGCGTCCGGCAGTGGCCAATGGGCAAGACATGGAAGCCCGCGAAAAAATGGCCTTCGCCCAGTACCTGGCCGGCATGGCCTTCAATAACGCCAGCCTTGGCCACGTCCACGCCATGGCCCACCAACTCGGTGGCTTCTACGACCTGCCTCACGGTGAATGTAACGCCGTCTTGCTGCCCCACGTTGAAAAATTCAACCTCATCGCCAAAGTGGACCGCTTCATTGACATGGCCAAGGCCATGGGCGAAAATGTGGAAGGTCTCGCCCCCCGCGCCGCGGCCGAAAAGGCTATCGACGCCATCAAGACCCTTTCCACCGATGTCGGCATCCCCGATGGCCTGGTCGAGCTTGGCAAGCGCTACGGCGTCGATGTCAAAGAAAAAGACATCCAGACCATGACCGAAAACGCCCAGAAAGACGCCTGTGGGTTCACCAATCCGCGCTGCCCCACAGACGCCGACGTGGCCGCCATTTACAAGGCCGCTCTGTAA
- a CDS encoding FAD/NAD(P)-binding protein: MVNYCTNDNPYLPELATIQEVIEETQNIKTFRVTLDDEEKMRSFSFEPGQVGQLSVFGTGESTFVINSPPSRMEYLQFSVMRAGEVTTKLHDLRAGDKVGVRAPLGNWFPYQQMQGKNILFIGGGIGMAPLRTLLLYMLDNRDDYGQIKLIYGARGPYDLTYRGEIPEWEARDDLDLVLTVDREHPDWDKRVGLIPHVLLEEEPSPENTVAVTCGPPIMIKFTIEALKKLGFEDEQIITTLEKRMKCGIGLCGRCNIGTHYVCVDGPVFSYAQLKQLPSEL; this comes from the coding sequence ATGGTTAACTATTGTACCAACGACAACCCCTACCTCCCGGAACTGGCGACTATCCAGGAGGTCATAGAGGAAACCCAGAATATCAAAACCTTCCGGGTCACCCTGGACGACGAGGAAAAGATGCGTTCCTTTTCCTTTGAGCCGGGCCAGGTCGGCCAACTTTCCGTCTTCGGTACTGGCGAGTCGACCTTTGTCATCAATTCTCCGCCAAGCCGCATGGAATATCTCCAGTTCAGCGTCATGCGAGCCGGAGAAGTGACCACCAAGCTCCACGACCTCAGAGCCGGGGACAAGGTGGGTGTCCGGGCGCCGCTGGGCAATTGGTTTCCCTACCAGCAGATGCAGGGCAAAAATATCCTTTTTATCGGCGGCGGCATTGGCATGGCCCCTTTGCGGACCCTGCTTTTGTACATGCTCGACAACCGCGACGACTACGGCCAGATCAAGCTCATCTACGGCGCACGCGGACCGTATGACCTGACCTACCGCGGGGAGATCCCTGAATGGGAGGCCCGCGACGATCTGGACCTCGTTTTGACCGTAGACCGCGAACACCCGGACTGGGACAAACGCGTCGGGCTCATCCCCCACGTTCTTCTTGAGGAGGAACCTTCTCCGGAAAATACGGTGGCCGTGACCTGCGGCCCGCCGATCATGATCAAGTTTACCATCGAAGCCTTGAAGAAACTCGGCTTCGAGGACGAGCAGATCATCACCACGTTGGAAAAACGGATGAAGTGCGGCATCGGCCTATGTGGCCGTTGCAACATCGGCACCCACTATGTCTGTGTCGATGGGCCGGTGTTCTCCTACGCCCAACTCAAACAGCTCCCTTCGGAGCTCTAG
- a CDS encoding 4Fe-4S dicluster domain-containing protein: MSQLEQLQDAIRHKLPELDMVIAWGTGFDPLHATPLFIREQGDLDKMTWGPLCVHNLATYLPGLKGKKVGVVVKGCDSRSIVQLLEESLIERENLTVFGLPCEGIVDLAKVEEALGPEAGFVREVREEGDALVVQTDSGDHRLSIAELRPQKCLSCRYPNPIIADQVLGEPREPVKDPTDPDLEALEAMSYDERMQYWTAQLDRCIRCYACRNACPMCVCRDHCIAQTRDPQWISQETGVAEKWLFQIIHAQHLAGRCTECGECERACPMDIPILTLKRKMNREIKEMFDFEAGTDPEATPPLFTFQVEEAKINERGW; this comes from the coding sequence GTGTCGCAACTGGAACAATTACAAGACGCAATCCGGCACAAACTGCCGGAGTTAGACATGGTGATCGCCTGGGGCACGGGGTTCGATCCCTTGCATGCCACCCCGCTTTTCATTCGTGAACAGGGCGATCTGGACAAGATGACCTGGGGGCCGCTGTGCGTGCACAATCTGGCCACCTATCTGCCGGGACTCAAGGGCAAAAAGGTCGGGGTCGTGGTCAAGGGCTGCGACAGCCGCTCCATTGTCCAATTGCTCGAGGAATCCTTGATCGAGCGGGAGAACCTGACTGTTTTCGGACTGCCCTGCGAGGGCATCGTCGATCTGGCCAAGGTCGAAGAAGCCCTCGGGCCAGAGGCTGGCTTTGTTCGCGAGGTCCGCGAGGAAGGTGACGCTCTGGTGGTGCAGACCGACTCCGGGGACCACCGGCTCTCTATTGCGGAGCTGCGGCCCCAAAAATGCCTCTCCTGCCGCTACCCCAACCCGATCATTGCCGACCAGGTCCTTGGCGAGCCGCGGGAGCCGGTAAAGGATCCGACGGACCCGGATCTCGAAGCCCTCGAGGCCATGAGCTACGACGAACGCATGCAGTACTGGACAGCCCAGCTCGATCGCTGCATCCGCTGTTACGCCTGCCGCAACGCCTGCCCCATGTGCGTCTGCCGTGACCATTGCATCGCCCAGACCCGGGACCCGCAATGGATCAGTCAGGAGACCGGAGTAGCTGAAAAATGGCTTTTCCAGATCATCCACGCCCAGCACTTGGCCGGCCGGTGCACCGAGTGCGGGGAATGTGAGCGGGCATGCCCCATGGATATCCCCATTTTGACGCTCAAGCGCAAAATGAACAGGGAGATCAAAGAGATGTTCGATTTCGAGGCAGGCACAGACCCCGAAGCCACACCGCCGCTGTTCACGTTCCAAGTGGAAGAGGCGAAGATCAACGAGAGAGGATGGTAA